In Pseudomonas alcaliphila JAB1, a single window of DNA contains:
- a CDS encoding TIGR03756 family integrating conjugative element protein, giving the protein MSALLASRRLRATMASLLLGAATSTLALDTATIVSSALSPDCLEYRVVGICYWLSCTPFGCSVRTSVKVRHYVPDAVVSSYSNTGENPWLEVRAMSMPNPTAKAGGDGTTNHDNENNLARFKNADVIGHPAGVVFSQFASASGYTCEGAGTAFMPYLLSTLNTIAWRYNIPEAFYPEALIPGRREIGTRTDLNLWGNVYPRGGFLHQTDDYKSGAVVAQRAGDIVTRRNQIHVYQPLLANARDGYWPAAALMETDASTGKWQELTPTRSNSCVVFPHSRTRVQAQQGDYAWALWRPYSCCQRRGQVFLGSVDFM; this is encoded by the coding sequence ATGAGCGCCCTGCTGGCATCCCGGCGCCTGCGCGCCACCATGGCCTCGCTGCTGCTGGGCGCGGCCACGTCGACGTTGGCCCTGGACACCGCCACCATCGTCTCCTCGGCCCTGTCCCCCGACTGCCTCGAATACCGGGTGGTCGGAATCTGCTACTGGCTGTCCTGCACGCCCTTCGGCTGCTCGGTTCGCACCTCTGTCAAGGTGCGCCACTACGTCCCCGATGCGGTGGTATCGAGCTACTCGAACACTGGAGAAAACCCATGGCTGGAAGTCAGGGCGATGAGCATGCCCAACCCGACCGCCAAGGCTGGCGGTGACGGCACGACCAATCACGACAACGAGAACAACCTCGCCAGGTTCAAGAACGCCGATGTCATCGGCCATCCGGCCGGGGTGGTGTTCAGCCAGTTCGCCAGCGCCTCCGGCTACACCTGCGAGGGCGCTGGCACGGCCTTCATGCCGTATCTGCTGAGCACGCTCAACACGATCGCCTGGCGCTACAACATCCCGGAAGCGTTCTACCCCGAAGCGCTCATCCCCGGCCGGCGCGAAATCGGTACGCGCACCGACCTGAACCTCTGGGGCAACGTGTATCCGCGCGGTGGCTTCCTGCACCAGACCGACGACTACAAGAGCGGCGCCGTGGTCGCGCAGCGCGCGGGCGACATCGTGACGCGCCGCAACCAGATTCATGTGTATCAGCCGCTGCTGGCCAACGCCCGCGACGGCTACTGGCCGGCCGCCGCGCTGATGGAGACCGACGCCTCGACGGGCAAGTGGCAGGAGCTGACGCCCACGCGCTCGAACAGTTGCGTGGTCTTCCCGCACAGCCGCACCCGCGTGCAGGCCCAGCAAGGCGACTACGCCTGGGCCTTGTGGCGGCCGTACTCCTGCTGCCAGCGCCGTGGCCAGGTCTTCCTCGGCAGCGTCGATTTCATGTGA
- a CDS encoding conjugal transfer protein TraG N-terminal domain-containing protein has protein sequence MMLYTTDYLEYYLTLVAWVVNNGIWSILVASGVFALPFVAIVIQEWLKARSEGADEGNKGVLSSMRIENRVWVAIVVILFAGIPFIPVDLATIKFDTTRSAQCQVNVPLPNETGWSNVYTALNDQSALVPVWWFFMHSLSKAVTGAAVAAIPCGTDLRQIRMDVDATRIEDPVLAQEVADFTHDCYGPSRAKLFMNRPTLSEEQMNDVTWIGSSYFLDTPGFYDTYRAKTPRTAWPYDATRDAGLAQVDSGGGYPSCRQWWADGGQGLRSRLLAQVDPDLLSRIARWAGFLSQSEFNDSVIRAVVSPRQQKMNQGAVYTDYGGQIDKTLPNVVTRDAGDLGLTVGSLGFFPAMDVVRQALPMVLTMLKMALVICIPLVLLIGTYDLKTVVTVSCVQFALFFVDFWFQLARWIDSTILDALYGWHSPHSNFNPLMGLNNAFGDMLLNFVMAMMFIVLPTFWVMALGWAGVRAGNFLGGLITGTSDAKSAGGSGSRLAMTAVSKGAAK, from the coding sequence ATGATGCTCTACACCACGGACTACCTGGAGTATTACCTGACCCTGGTGGCCTGGGTGGTCAACAACGGCATCTGGAGCATCCTCGTGGCCAGCGGCGTGTTCGCGCTGCCGTTCGTGGCCATCGTGATCCAGGAATGGCTCAAGGCCCGCAGCGAAGGTGCGGACGAAGGCAACAAGGGCGTGCTGTCGTCGATGCGCATCGAGAACCGGGTGTGGGTGGCGATCGTGGTCATTCTGTTCGCCGGCATCCCGTTCATCCCGGTGGATCTCGCCACGATCAAGTTCGACACCACGCGCTCCGCGCAATGCCAGGTCAACGTCCCGCTGCCCAACGAGACGGGCTGGTCCAACGTCTACACCGCGCTCAACGATCAGAGCGCGCTGGTGCCGGTGTGGTGGTTCTTCATGCACTCGCTGTCGAAAGCCGTGACGGGCGCCGCGGTGGCGGCGATTCCCTGCGGCACGGACCTGCGTCAGATTCGCATGGATGTGGATGCCACGCGCATCGAGGATCCGGTGCTGGCACAGGAGGTCGCCGACTTCACGCACGACTGCTACGGGCCGTCGCGCGCCAAGCTGTTCATGAACCGGCCGACGCTCTCCGAGGAACAGATGAACGACGTCACCTGGATCGGGTCGAGTTATTTCCTCGACACGCCCGGCTTCTATGACACCTATCGCGCCAAGACCCCACGCACGGCCTGGCCCTACGACGCGACCCGCGATGCGGGGCTGGCACAGGTGGACAGCGGCGGCGGCTATCCGTCCTGCCGGCAGTGGTGGGCCGATGGCGGCCAGGGACTGCGCAGCCGGCTGCTGGCTCAGGTCGACCCGGATCTGCTGTCGCGCATCGCGCGCTGGGCGGGCTTCCTGTCGCAGAGCGAGTTCAATGACTCGGTGATCCGCGCCGTCGTCTCACCGAGGCAGCAGAAGATGAACCAGGGCGCCGTCTACACCGACTACGGCGGCCAGATCGACAAGACGCTGCCGAACGTCGTCACGCGCGACGCGGGCGACCTGGGGCTGACCGTCGGCTCGCTGGGCTTCTTTCCGGCGATGGACGTGGTGCGCCAGGCGCTGCCGATGGTGCTGACGATGCTCAAGATGGCGCTCGTCATCTGCATCCCGCTGGTGCTGCTGATCGGCACCTACGACCTGAAGACGGTGGTGACGGTGAGCTGCGTCCAGTTCGCGCTGTTCTTCGTGGACTTCTGGTTCCAGCTCGCGCGCTGGATCGACAGCACGATCCTGGACGCGCTCTACGGCTGGCATTCGCCGCACAGCAACTTCAACCCGCTGATGGGGTTGAATAACGCTTTCGGCGATATGCTGTTGAATTTCGTGATGGCGATGATGTTCATCGTGTTACCGACGTTCTGGGTGATGGCACTCGGATGGGCGGGAGTTCGCGCTGGAAACTTCCTGGGCGGTCTCATCACTGGCACGTCCGATGCAAAGTCGGCTGGAGGTAGCGGCTCTCGTCTTGCGATGACGGCCGTATCGAAAGGTGCCGCGAAGTAA
- a CDS encoding TIGR03757 family integrating conjugative element protein, translating into MPAHSLNLPAASRRLLTARLAAGLCAALLAPIAAAAGVLVVTDGHHPVKAPAGVRVIELDQATRIELELAAHLPADPQQAAALVRQRLHDGGEALQRRIGQAYQGVADAWGLGIAKIPAVVVDRSYVVYGEPDVPRAVVRIDAYRSARP; encoded by the coding sequence ATGCCGGCTCATTCCCTCAACCTTCCTGCTGCCTCGCGGCGCCTCCTGACTGCCAGGCTGGCCGCTGGGCTGTGCGCCGCACTGCTTGCTCCCATCGCGGCCGCCGCCGGTGTGCTCGTGGTCACCGACGGCCATCATCCGGTGAAGGCCCCGGCCGGCGTGCGGGTCATCGAGCTGGACCAGGCCACGCGCATCGAGCTCGAACTCGCCGCGCACCTGCCGGCCGACCCGCAACAGGCCGCGGCCCTGGTGCGGCAGCGGTTGCATGATGGCGGCGAGGCCCTGCAGCGCCGCATCGGCCAGGCCTATCAGGGTGTCGCGGATGCCTGGGGGCTGGGCATCGCCAAGATTCCCGCCGTGGTGGTCGATCGAAGCTACGTGGTCTACGGCGAGCCCGACGTGCCCCGCGCCGTCGTGCGCATCGATGCCTACCGGAGCGCCCGGCCATGA
- a CDS encoding nucleotidyl transferase AbiEii/AbiGii toxin family protein has translation MDKTYADTVRLLLAVAPDVFANDIFAMKGGTAINLFVRDMPRLSVDIDVVYLPWQTPRDEALQAINQELAAIATRVAPLGVQTRLVRAKDLGDTKLIVENDANQVKIEVNVVFRGSVLPVERRPLSARTSDLFGIELDVPILAPDELYASKLVAALDRQHPRDLFDVWQLFESGDISDGMVECFVIYLAGHNRPPHEVLFGNDKDIAGEYERAFVGMAEVDCPLDTLLEARAQLRRELQQRLTKAHRRFLSGLVRAEPDWSLMQCQHAAQLPALRWKLNNLETFRKKRPKDFAAQAAALDAGLGQI, from the coding sequence ATGGATAAGACCTACGCGGACACCGTTCGCCTGCTGCTGGCCGTCGCGCCTGACGTGTTCGCCAACGACATCTTCGCCATGAAGGGCGGCACGGCCATCAACCTCTTCGTGCGGGACATGCCGCGCCTGTCGGTAGACATCGACGTGGTGTACCTCCCTTGGCAGACGCCGCGCGACGAAGCGCTGCAAGCCATCAACCAGGAGCTGGCCGCCATCGCCACGCGCGTTGCACCACTGGGCGTGCAGACACGCCTGGTTCGCGCCAAGGACCTGGGGGACACCAAGCTGATCGTCGAGAACGACGCCAACCAGGTGAAGATCGAGGTCAACGTCGTGTTCCGAGGCAGCGTGCTGCCCGTTGAGCGGCGGCCGCTGAGTGCTAGGACCAGCGATCTGTTCGGCATCGAGTTGGACGTGCCGATCCTGGCACCAGACGAGCTGTATGCCAGCAAGCTGGTGGCCGCGCTGGATCGGCAGCACCCCCGCGACCTGTTCGACGTGTGGCAGCTCTTTGAGTCGGGCGACATCAGCGACGGCATGGTCGAGTGCTTCGTGATCTATCTGGCGGGCCACAACCGACCGCCCCACGAAGTGCTGTTCGGCAACGACAAGGACATCGCCGGCGAGTACGAACGGGCCTTTGTCGGTATGGCCGAAGTGGACTGCCCCTTGGACACGCTGCTGGAGGCTCGCGCGCAGTTGCGACGCGAGTTGCAGCAACGGCTGACGAAGGCGCACAGGCGGTTCCTGAGCGGCCTGGTACGCGCAGAACCGGACTGGTCGCTGATGCAATGCCAGCACGCCGCGCAACTGCCGGCACTGCGCTGGAAGCTCAACAACCTGGAGACCTTTCGCAAGAAGCGCCCCAAGGACTTCGCCGCGCAAGCCGCTGCGCTCGATGCCGGCCTGGGCCAGATCTGA
- a CDS encoding integrating conjugative element protein: MNASLPDFLRRAKPHLRATLLVAVITLAVGVAWAQTRIDPNGVNVGGSVIGDDVLYSIGGGRAVSMGGAGNMQSIGVGVGWNSNLICGDMSITTTLQNQLNGISNGFQTIMSNVIQNATSAVASLPALIIQRADPGLYNLLTNGILQARLDFDRSKMTCRAIANRMADMAGGQAGWDQLAEGMALRDAVGSTDAVSAVEKAESNKGNNGVPWVGGGNAGGSGQSSIKVVGDVTRAGYNLLNGRSATDTLSIARNACGNRLTCQTWSSPQAAADWATRVLGEREQRTCESCTKTQTTPGVGLTPMIQEEYETKLQVLQELVTGARPTTLANLDAAGSSSLPITRGVIEALRDEPDQDVLGKRLASEAALSNVLEKALLLQRTLLTGKKEPNVAANELAVRAVDQENSALEQEIDNLKTELELRRTLAGNSAMAIIQRHSIRAVGSRGVFEGDTTRDRLREVQKQRSGTP, from the coding sequence ATGAACGCCTCCCTGCCTGACTTCCTGCGCCGCGCGAAGCCGCATCTGCGGGCCACGCTGCTCGTGGCGGTCATCACGCTGGCCGTCGGCGTCGCCTGGGCGCAGACGCGCATCGACCCCAATGGCGTGAACGTCGGCGGCAGCGTGATCGGCGACGACGTGCTCTACAGCATCGGCGGCGGCCGGGCCGTGTCGATGGGCGGTGCCGGCAACATGCAGAGCATCGGCGTGGGGGTCGGCTGGAACAGCAACCTGATCTGCGGCGACATGAGCATCACCACGACCCTGCAGAACCAGCTCAACGGCATCAGCAACGGCTTCCAGACGATCATGAGCAACGTGATCCAGAACGCCACCAGCGCCGTGGCCTCGCTGCCCGCGCTGATCATCCAGCGCGCCGATCCCGGGCTCTACAACCTGCTCACCAACGGCATCCTGCAGGCGCGCCTGGATTTCGACCGCTCGAAGATGACCTGCCGGGCCATCGCCAATCGCATGGCGGACATGGCCGGCGGCCAGGCCGGCTGGGACCAGCTCGCCGAGGGGATGGCGCTGCGGGATGCGGTCGGCAGCACCGACGCCGTCTCCGCCGTCGAGAAGGCCGAGTCCAACAAAGGGAACAACGGCGTGCCCTGGGTCGGCGGCGGCAACGCGGGCGGCTCCGGCCAGAGTTCGATCAAGGTGGTCGGCGACGTGACGCGAGCGGGCTACAACCTGCTCAACGGGCGCAGCGCCACCGATACCTTGTCGATCGCGCGCAACGCCTGCGGCAACCGCCTGACCTGCCAGACCTGGTCCTCGCCCCAGGCGGCCGCAGACTGGGCGACCCGCGTGCTGGGCGAACGCGAGCAACGTACCTGCGAGAGCTGCACGAAGACCCAGACCACGCCTGGCGTCGGGCTGACGCCAATGATCCAGGAAGAGTACGAGACCAAGCTGCAAGTGCTGCAGGAGCTGGTGACGGGCGCCCGGCCGACGACGCTGGCCAATCTCGACGCAGCCGGCAGCAGCTCGCTGCCGATCACCCGCGGCGTGATTGAAGCGCTACGCGACGAGCCCGACCAGGACGTGCTGGGCAAGCGCCTGGCGTCGGAGGCTGCGCTGTCCAACGTGCTGGAGAAGGCCCTGCTGCTGCAACGCACGTTGCTGACCGGCAAGAAGGAGCCGAACGTCGCCGCCAACGAGCTGGCCGTGCGGGCGGTCGACCAGGAGAACAGCGCGCTGGAGCAGGAGATCGACAACCTCAAGACTGAGCTGGAGCTGCGCCGCACGCTGGCCGGCAACTCGGCGATGGCGATCATCCAGCGCCACAGCATCCGCGCCGTCGGCTCACGCGGTGTCTTCGAGGGCGACACCACGCGCGACCGTCTCCGGGAAGTCCAGAAACAGCGGAGCGGCACGCCATGA
- a CDS encoding type IV toxin-antitoxin system AbiEi family antitoxin domain-containing protein: MDGNSRHQVIKRLQAGLPRGAPFDLATLSQFGVSPQLAAHYADGGWLVRLAHGVYAFPNDEFGVYSALKFLQQRVPGLHVGGKSALALQGVRHNLGSRETLVLWGDGRFALPAWFTARFPARYVHARLFDWPDTALASMTLTTPPGLPEDLRVAASERAVLELLYEAGAKQSLEEARNIFDGLRSPRKDLLGQLLSCCASVKAVRLFLTWARETSLVDVDALLEQYPVRTGSNTRWMSRLDDGTLLSLRPHG, translated from the coding sequence ATGGATGGAAATTCTAGGCACCAGGTAATCAAGCGGCTGCAGGCCGGACTCCCCCGCGGGGCGCCGTTCGACCTCGCCACCCTGAGTCAGTTCGGGGTGTCGCCCCAGCTTGCCGCCCACTATGCCGACGGCGGGTGGCTCGTGCGCCTGGCCCATGGCGTCTATGCCTTCCCGAACGATGAATTCGGGGTCTACAGTGCGCTGAAGTTCCTGCAACAGCGCGTGCCCGGCCTGCACGTCGGCGGCAAGAGCGCCCTGGCCCTGCAGGGCGTGCGCCACAACCTGGGCAGCCGGGAGACGCTGGTACTGTGGGGCGACGGTCGTTTCGCGTTGCCGGCCTGGTTCACCGCGCGCTTTCCGGCCCGCTACGTCCACGCCCGCCTGTTCGACTGGCCGGACACGGCGCTGGCCAGCATGACCCTGACCACGCCGCCTGGCCTGCCCGAGGATCTGCGGGTGGCTGCCTCCGAGCGTGCCGTTCTGGAACTGCTGTACGAAGCCGGCGCCAAGCAGAGCCTCGAAGAGGCCCGCAACATCTTTGATGGACTGCGTTCCCCCCGCAAGGACTTACTCGGGCAACTGCTGTCCTGCTGCGCCAGCGTGAAGGCCGTGCGCCTGTTCCTCACCTGGGCGCGCGAGACCAGCCTCGTGGATGTCGATGCTCTGCTGGAGCAGTACCCGGTTCGCACCGGCAGCAACACGCGCTGGATGAGCCGGCTCGATGACGGCACCTTGCTGAGCCTGAGACCTCATGGATAA
- a CDS encoding DUF3742 family protein yields the protein MSMTTNTHNGRWSHRLGRGAGRAWRGYQRREQRVAGRLVTRGVPAGAATAVLWIVKLAVLGMLLYTVSWLVLLLAFAVVATWFARNADADDEKQPELRDGHSGVGLYDKDDWRIDMGDPDEP from the coding sequence ATGAGCATGACCACCAACACGCACAACGGGCGCTGGAGCCACCGGCTGGGCCGGGGGGCTGGCCGTGCCTGGCGTGGATACCAGCGCCGCGAGCAGCGTGTCGCCGGCCGGCTGGTGACGCGCGGGGTGCCCGCAGGCGCGGCGACGGCGGTGCTCTGGATCGTCAAGCTGGCCGTGCTTGGCATGCTGCTCTACACCGTATCCTGGCTCGTCCTGCTGCTGGCCTTTGCGGTGGTCGCCACATGGTTCGCGCGGAATGCCGATGCGGATGACGAGAAGCAGCCGGAACTTAGAGACGGACACTCGGGCGTCGGCCTGTACGACAAAGATGACTGGCGGATCGACATGGGCGATCCCGACGAGCCGTAG
- a CDS encoding thioredoxin domain-containing protein: MRMPSFARRHPWIGLLIVVTIAVASWMLLHVPHPATEPVPLAAAGSEASKPAGPPWLYGRADARFTVVGYADLECPYCRAYFPTLKRWIDAHPEVSWRWHHLPLSMHEPAATAGARLAECAGEIGGHATFWQAVAWLYAHTRGDGQGLPEGLRYPDLTPAVQACLDSDRPDAIIRSHAAEAAQQGIAATPALQLRDRESGKTLLLHGPVEGDALLSAIDLLAAGSTTAAEPAHSSDMPAGVAGDMPR, translated from the coding sequence ATGCGCATGCCTTCATTCGCCCGCCGTCATCCCTGGATCGGTCTGCTGATCGTGGTGACGATTGCGGTGGCCTCGTGGATGCTGCTGCACGTGCCGCATCCGGCAACCGAGCCCGTGCCCCTGGCCGCCGCCGGGTCCGAAGCGTCGAAACCGGCTGGCCCGCCCTGGCTGTATGGCCGTGCCGATGCCCGCTTCACGGTGGTCGGTTACGCCGACCTGGAGTGTCCGTACTGTCGGGCCTACTTCCCCACGCTCAAGCGCTGGATAGACGCCCATCCCGAGGTGAGCTGGCGGTGGCACCACCTGCCGCTGTCCATGCACGAGCCGGCCGCGACTGCCGGGGCACGCCTGGCCGAGTGCGCGGGCGAGATCGGCGGACATGCCACGTTCTGGCAGGCGGTGGCCTGGCTCTACGCGCACACCCGCGGCGACGGCCAGGGCCTGCCGGAGGGCCTGCGCTATCCCGACCTCACGCCTGCCGTGCAGGCTTGTCTCGACAGCGATCGCCCCGACGCCATCATCCGTTCCCACGCGGCGGAAGCGGCACAGCAGGGCATCGCGGCCACGCCGGCCCTGCAACTGCGCGACCGCGAGTCCGGCAAGACGCTCCTGCTGCACGGTCCCGTCGAAGGCGATGCCTTGCTGTCTGCCATCGACCTGCTCGCCGCCGGCAGCACGACCGCAGCCGAACCCGCCCATTCCTCAGACATGCCCGCCGGCGTTGCCGGTGACATGCCCAGGTAG
- the radC gene encoding DNA repair protein RadC, whose product MSLVIADSRPESLTLIAAQHEDWIIRQAIALLENRVFKAGPALGSPAAVRDYLRLKLVTEPNEIFAVVFLDNQHQVLAFEPLFQGTVDQTSVYPRVVVQRALALNAAALILAHQHPSGNTEPSAADRAITERLKSALATVDVRVLDHFIVGKGSPYSFAEAGLL is encoded by the coding sequence ATGTCTCTTGTCATCGCCGACTCCCGCCCGGAGTCGCTCACCCTGATCGCCGCCCAGCACGAAGACTGGATCATCCGGCAGGCCATCGCTTTGCTGGAGAACCGCGTGTTCAAGGCCGGTCCAGCGCTGGGCAGTCCCGCCGCCGTGCGCGACTACCTGCGCCTGAAACTGGTCACGGAGCCGAACGAAATCTTCGCCGTCGTGTTTCTCGACAACCAGCACCAGGTGCTCGCCTTTGAGCCGCTGTTCCAGGGCACGGTCGACCAGACTTCGGTGTATCCGAGGGTGGTGGTCCAGCGTGCGCTGGCGCTCAACGCTGCGGCGCTGATCCTGGCGCATCAGCACCCCTCGGGGAACACCGAGCCCTCGGCCGCTGATCGTGCGATCACCGAGCGGCTGAAGAGCGCCCTGGCCACCGTCGATGTCCGGGTACTGGATCACTTCATCGTCGGCAAGGGCAGCCCGTACTCGTTCGCCGAAGCTGGCTTGTTGTAG
- the mobH gene encoding MobH family relaxase: MLSLFQRKRVPPTAGTPPTSAIETPKGSMRPESAASLLASPRRRKLLERIWQRTSLSRRQFATLYLAPLERYAELVQKFPASENHHHAYPGGMLDHGLEIVAYALKLRQSYLLPAGVTPEAQAAQAEAWTAGTAYAALLHDIGKIAVDLHVEHVDGSVWHPWHGPLRKPYRFHYRKEREYRLHSAATGLLYARLLDRDIFDWLSGYSDLWAALLYVLAGQYEHAGTLGELVVQADQASVAQELGGDPSKALAAPKHALQRKLLDGLRYLLKEEFKLNQAGPADGWLTQDALWLVSKTVSDKLRAHLLSQGIDGIPASNTAVFNVLQDHGVVQPTPDGKAIWKATVTSDAGWSHAFTFLKLSPAMIWDAADRPAPFAGRVQVEAEQAEPQAPGVADGPRVEGTEAAPASAAPIPSAAMDTGVAALLDLLGDAAPPTEPEIPSSTVAEPEPAPSTVPPPQMSLAPAQDRTEPSGAHFMAWLRQSIQTRKLIINDARALVHTVAGTSYLVSPGVFQRYAQEYLQVVALAKQEKLEGWQWVQKRFEKLGQHRKQPSGLNIWTCEVTGPRKSRRLHGYLLASPDALFQETPPDNPYLRLLHEDFLPSANPL; the protein is encoded by the coding sequence ATGCTCTCGCTGTTCCAGCGCAAACGGGTGCCACCCACCGCCGGCACACCGCCCACATCCGCCATCGAAACTCCGAAAGGGTCGATGCGGCCCGAGTCGGCCGCATCGCTGCTGGCCTCGCCGCGCCGGCGGAAACTGCTGGAACGCATCTGGCAGCGCACATCGCTCTCGCGCCGACAGTTCGCCACGCTCTACCTCGCCCCACTGGAACGCTACGCCGAGCTGGTCCAGAAGTTCCCGGCCTCCGAGAACCACCACCACGCCTATCCGGGCGGCATGCTGGACCACGGCCTGGAAATCGTCGCCTATGCGCTGAAATTGCGGCAGTCATACCTGCTGCCTGCGGGCGTCACGCCAGAGGCACAGGCGGCCCAGGCCGAAGCCTGGACCGCAGGCACGGCCTACGCGGCCCTGCTGCACGACATCGGCAAGATTGCCGTCGATCTGCACGTCGAGCATGTCGACGGCAGCGTCTGGCATCCCTGGCACGGCCCACTGCGTAAGCCCTACCGCTTTCATTACCGAAAGGAGCGTGAGTACCGCCTGCACAGCGCCGCCACCGGGCTGCTCTACGCGCGCCTTCTCGATCGAGACATCTTCGACTGGCTCAGCGGCTATTCCGACCTCTGGGCCGCGCTGCTGTACGTACTGGCCGGCCAGTACGAGCACGCCGGCACGCTCGGCGAGCTGGTCGTGCAGGCCGACCAGGCATCGGTCGCCCAAGAACTCGGCGGCGATCCCAGCAAGGCGCTGGCGGCGCCCAAGCATGCGCTGCAACGCAAATTGCTCGACGGCTTGCGCTACCTGCTCAAGGAGGAGTTCAAGTTGAACCAGGCCGGCCCGGCGGACGGTTGGCTGACCCAAGACGCCTTGTGGCTGGTGAGCAAGACCGTCTCCGACAAGCTGCGCGCACATCTGCTGTCGCAGGGCATCGACGGCATCCCCGCGAGCAACACGGCGGTGTTCAACGTGCTGCAGGATCACGGCGTCGTGCAACCGACGCCGGATGGCAAGGCGATCTGGAAGGCTACCGTCACCAGCGACGCCGGCTGGTCGCACGCCTTCACCTTCCTGAAACTCTCGCCGGCGATGATCTGGGATGCCGCCGACCGGCCGGCGCCGTTCGCAGGCCGTGTGCAGGTCGAAGCGGAACAGGCGGAGCCGCAGGCGCCGGGGGTGGCCGATGGGCCGCGCGTGGAAGGCACCGAAGCTGCACCCGCGAGCGCGGCGCCGATCCCATCCGCAGCCATGGACACCGGCGTGGCCGCGCTGCTCGACCTGCTGGGCGACGCCGCTCCACCCACGGAACCGGAGATCCCGAGCTCCACTGTTGCCGAGCCCGAGCCGGCCCCTTCGACCGTGCCCCCGCCGCAGATGAGCCTCGCGCCTGCCCAGGATCGCACGGAGCCCTCCGGGGCGCACTTCATGGCTTGGCTGCGTCAGAGCATCCAGACGCGCAAGCTCATCATCAACGACGCCAGGGCCCTGGTGCATACCGTCGCCGGTACGAGCTACCTCGTCAGCCCCGGCGTGTTCCAGCGCTACGCGCAGGAGTACCTTCAAGTCGTCGCGCTGGCCAAGCAGGAGAAGCTGGAGGGGTGGCAGTGGGTACAGAAGCGCTTCGAGAAGCTGGGACAGCACCGCAAGCAGCCGAGCGGGCTGAACATCTGGACCTGCGAAGTCACGGGGCCGCGCAAGTCGCGCCGGCTGCACGGCTACCTGCTCGCCAGCCCGGATGCGCTGTTCCAGGAGACGCCGCCAGACAACCCATACCTGCGGCTCCTGCATGAGGACTTCTTACCAAGCGCGAACCCTCTGTAA